TCGAGCAGCTTGACCGTCTCCGCGACGCGGCTGGAAGAGACGGGAACGACGGTCTCGATCGCGCGCTGGTAGAGGGCGACGGCAACCTCCGTGCAGGCGGGCGTGATGCCCCCGACGACCTTCGGGATGTTCCGCGTCTGGAACTTCGGATTGCCGGGATCGACGCGCTCGGGGCTGAAGGCCAGGAAGAAGCTCTCCCCCACCTTGCGGCCGGTGGCCTCGAGCTTGGGCAGGATCACCTCGTCCGTGGTGCCCGGATAGGTGGTGCTCTCGAGGATCACCAGCGTGCCGTCGCGCAGGTAGCGGGCGATCTCGTCCGTCGCCGCGACGATGTAGGAGATGTCCGGATCCCGCGTCTTGCCGAGCGGAGTCGGCACGGCGATGTTGATCGTGTCCATCGCGCCCAGCTGCGCGAAGTCGGTCGTCGCGGCCAGCTTGCCGGCCTTCACGAGCGGGGCGAGCTCAGCGGACGGCACGTCCTGGATGTAGCTCTCGCCGCGGCCGATTGCCGCCACCTTGCGGGTGTCGAGATCCACGCCCAGGACCTCGAGCCCATTCTTGGCGAACTCCACGGCCAGGGGCAGGCCGACGTAGCCCAGGCCGATGACGGCGCAGCGGGCCTCGCCCGCGGCAATCTTTGCCTTCAGGGACGCGTGATGCGACATGGCGACTTCCTGCTCGGGGCCGAGCCAGCGCTGGATGGGGCGCCGCCCGGCCGGGGTTCACTCTATATCGTTGCTATTCAAAGACTTGTCTTCACTCCTCAACTCCCGGCGCCGGGCCTGCAGCTCCTGCCAGAGGCGCAGGAGGCGATAGAGCAGAAAGAGGAGGAGAAGGCCGATTCCCAGCGGCAAGAGCCATGCCCGGGGTCCGTAGTCGGCCAGGAAACGGGCTCGCAAGAGGCGCAGGGCGCTGAACTCGAGCCACACCAGCGCGCCGCAGACGGCCGTCAGGGTGACGGCCTGGACCAGCTTGGCGCCGAACTCCTCGCCGCGCCGCCGGCCGCGCTGGAAGCGCCCCAGATCGGCAGCGCTGCGCCGGGCGCGGCGCCGGCCGGGCCGATCGCCCAGTGGAGACGCACCCATCAACGCGCGGCCCCGGATGCGTCGCGCCGCTCCTGGACCTCCTCGAACTCGCCATCCTGGATACCCGCATCGGAAAAGGGCGGGGCGGTCGCCGCTTGCTTGCCGACATCGGCGCGCTCGCGGCGCTTGCCGCGGGCGGGGCCGGCGAGGAGCCTGCGCAGCAGCAGGAAGCCGAGGATGACGAGGAGGATGCGAATGATGGGCATGGTGTGAGTACGCCCGAAGGGATTCGAACCCCCGACCTACGGCTCCGGAGGCCGTCGCTCTATCCAGCTGAGCTACGGGCGCAGCGACCCGAATCTAGGGAATGCGCCCCCGCATTGCCAGGGAAATCTCGGCACTTCAAGCGCCGCGCGCCTCGCTCAGCAGGCGTCCGGCGAGCGCCAGGGTATCGCCCTGGGGCTCGGCATCCCCCAGCATGCGCGAGATCTCGCGCAGGCGCTCCTCGGCCTCGAGAGCGCGGACGGCCGTACGCGTGCGTCCCCCGCTGAACTCCTTGCGCACGCAGAACTGGCGGTCGGCGACCGCGGCGAGGCGCGCCTGGTGCGTGACGAGCAGGACCTGGCGAGCCCGGGCGAGGGCGCTCAGCTGTGCAGCCAGGGCCCCGGCGAGATCGGCGCCGATGCCGGCGTCCACCTCGTCGAGCACGAGAACGGGTGCCGTTGCGCTGGGCGCCGCGCCGGCCAGGTGACGCGCGAAGGCGATGCGCGAGAGCTCGCCCCCGCTGGGCACATCGGCCAGGCTGCCTTCGGCGAGATCCGGATTCGGACGGACGCACACCGCGACGCGGTCGATCCCCGCCTCGCCGGCGCGAAAGGCGGCGCCCCTGGCGTCGCGCACCCAGCCCTGGGCGTCCGCCTCCGGGATGACGGCGATGCGCAGCGTCGCCCGCGGCAGGCCGAGGAGCGCGAGCCGCGCTTCCCAGGCGGGGCCGAGAGCGGCGGCGGCGCGTTGCCGCCGGTCGCTGAGGGCGAAGGCCGCCTCGGCGAGGGCCAGCTCTGCCGCCGCTCGCGCCGCCGCGC
This portion of the bacterium genome encodes:
- a CDS encoding nucleotide sugar dehydrogenase — encoded protein: MSHHASLKAKIAAGEARCAVIGLGYVGLPLAVEFAKNGLEVLGVDLDTRKVAAIGRGESYIQDVPSAELAPLVKAGKLAATTDFAQLGAMDTINIAVPTPLGKTRDPDISYIVAATDEIARYLRDGTLVILESTTYPGTTDEVILPKLEATGRKVGESFFLAFSPERVDPGNPKFQTRNIPKVVGGITPACTEVAVALYQRAIETVVPVSSSRVAETVKLLENTFRSVNIGLVNEIALMCARMNINVWDVIDAAATKPFGFMPFYPGPGLGGHCIPIDPFYLSWKARLHGFEARFIELAGEVNSHMPDHVVEVVAAALNSQRKSVNGAQILVLGVAYKANIDDYRESPALDVIKLLQGRGAQVSYHDEWVTAAIPELADVPRRGLAAADLKGVDVAVVVTNHKNVDYAGLLASLPLVVDSRNVYKGVESPKLFRL